The Aspergillus oryzae RIB40 DNA, chromosome 5 genome segment TTTGCTCATACACGATAAACGATCACACCTTGGTCGAGCGACTTTGCCAGAGGGTTTATTTCCCAACAGAGCCAATTTCAACGGGTCACCTAGCCAGTATGCACGGAATACTTCTTAGTCTCCTGAAAGAGTTTACGATTTTGGGAAGCCCCTTGTGTCAAAAGTTTGATCTCAAGGCGCATATGTCCACGTGTGAGCAAAACTTCAATACATTGGTCGAGTCGTACGATGTTTTGGCAATCCCTAGTTTTGAAAGTATATTCGCACTGATCATGGGGGTAAGTTGTCTAATAAGTAGAAAAGTATTGCTAACTGACTTGTTGGCCCCTTCTGCCACTGCGGCCAGTTTATAAAAGCGCAGGATGAAGCAAAGCCATTGCTGTGTTCCAccttcatctctgcagctgctAGTCATTGCCAGATGCTCGGGTACCATCGCGAGATAACCTATCGCAGTGATAACACAGGCAATTCGAAAAACATGCGGCGATTATTTTGGACTACATACGTATTTGAAAAGCATATGTCTTTATACTTTGGGCGAGCTTCAAGTATGCAGGATTTCGATATTGATGCACAGTACCCGGCCATCACCAGAGACCCTGCGGTTAGGCCGTGGGATGAGTCCTTTGTCATGGGTATTCGACTAGCCAAGCTTCAAGGCGAAATATATGACAAACTATATTCCGCAGAGGCCGCCAAGAGCTCTCATCCGGAACGGATGCGACGAGTACACGGATTAGCACTTGACATCCAACAGTGGTATGCCGAATTCAAGGAGGTGAGCAAGCGCATCATACCCGACCACGAATGTGTCTTAGTGACAGTAATTCCTCCATGTGTTAGATCGACGCAAGTAAAGTAAACAACCATCACATATTCAAAATAAGCCGAGATAGCTGGGACATACTATACTATTCGACTTTCACGTCGCTATTGCGCGCACCGATCACCTCAGGTTCTGCATGTGGCGAGCTCAGCTCACAGTGCTTTCGGGTTGCGCGCCTTAGCTTACAGAGCCACTTACGCTGTTTTGGAAATTTCCAGACCTCTGGTTTCCACACTAAAGCTGATTACGCTAATTGGTATGTTCCCTACGACGTCCCCTAAGGTGGGTAATATAATTGACATACGCAGGGTTCTGctgttctcttccttcacACCCTTCATCGTTATATTTTTGCACGCTATCGCAGCGACCAGCTCGGACGATATCCAACTTCTTAATGAAGTAGTCGAAAGTCTCCAGCACATCCGATATGTATCACCTAGCTCAGAGCGTCTGTATCAAATCTGTTCTACTTTCTTGCAAATTGCCAGGGAGTTGGTTAAAACAAGACAGTCATGTGTGGGAGCCTACAACCAACTAGAGGACAGCCTACAGTTTGCGACTGATGCAGGTCCGATGTCGATCTTTGAGCCCGATTGCCTACAAAGTCTCTTCGGAACGGATACATCAGAATACGCTCCTTTCTTAGCGGATCACGATATGTGTGCAATCTTTGACTCTTGGGCAACTGGGGTGCCCGCTGGGGTGAATTTATTTGGAGGTGATGTCGGGGGTATATAGTGACCTAGTTGGTATTAGCATTACTTAATCTACTGAGCTCAAGATGGCAGATGACCAACACTAGGTACTGACAGCTATGGGTTGCACAGAAACCATCACAATGCAGGGAGTGCTCAATAAGAAATATGGTCTTAGTAAACATATAAATTGCACGGCATCAACTCAATATCTCACCCAGCCGACTGCGAATACATTTCCCTGGCCTGAAAATTCTGGTCCTTAGCTTCTAGCCACTTGACACATCATCAGACCTCTCTAAGCTCCACTCACTACACAAAATGAAGAATTGGACTTTGTCACTTTCACTATCTTGGTTCTATACGCCTCTACAATAGAGGATTCCGAGACGGCCCAGTTCGTTCAGATTAAACAGGCTGCCGAGACACCATGTCCAGCAAAGTCAGACGAATGCAAGCCAGTTGGAAGTGTATGTTTGTACCTCGATACATTTATTACATGCTTCAATGAACCGAGAGCAATTAACCGATACTTATTAGGTTCCCATGAGTGTGGATGTCGTTTGGAAGGGCGAAAAGCGAGAATCCCCGACATGCGATATATGGTATGGAATGTCTGATACAAGGGTTTGCCGACATTCTCGAAGGGATTTGCAATACCGGTACCGTATTTTTGCTGGCACGTCCAGCCGTGGAAGCAGTAACCTGTGCAATGAAGGTATTACTGACCAGATTGGGAGTATCAGGTGCTTTTCTGCGCCCTGAAGGGTGTCTGGATTAGTACATTTTGTCCGTTCTCAATAAAGGAACTTGGAAGAATTGGTCACGCCAAGTAAGGGAACTACCGTTAACTCCCTTGCGGGGGATTACCCTGATTGAGTCAGGCTCAAGGGACTGAATGTGGAGATATACGTATTGCCTGCTCGCCAATCGAAAACACCGTAAACTTAAAGGCCCACATACCGCTGTCGATGTGGGTTTCCGACCCTCCTTCGCATAAAGCGAAATCGCAACTGTTGAACATGCTAGCGGGGGACGTACACCGTTACCTTTCTTCAGAAAAGCTATTTGATCGTAAGAATCCCAAGAATTGCATTCACATACGAAGTACACGCCTTCTGAAAGTCATTGCTATATTCCGTGTAGATTTGATGTATCTGGTCTACGTAACGCCGGGAGGTGGTTCGCAGTAATGCGACAATCCTTATTTACTTTAGAAGACGACAACCAATCATGACATGTACATATTCTACACAAGCCGACTAGTCAATACTATGATTCACTTATTTCGTGACGATCGGATAGTCGACCCACGTTTAATATACAAAACTGTTTGTCTAGAGCCAAACGGTAGCATGGTATTGCTGTGGGGGAACGGgtgagagagagacaaagcaatgaaaaaggaaacaaatgGGGATAGTGGTAGAAACGAGTAATGATTTTCGTTAGTTTCAGACACTCAGAAGAACCATTCTGCAAACAGACAAAAGATATGGGAACATCGCGACGAACACGACATCTTGTGCTGCATGTAATATGTTAGACTTCGGCTAAGAGGAAGGCGATGCTTGTTAGCACTCACGCGCCCACTCCGTCCGCCCTTGTTCCTCCGCTCATCCTTCAGTCCGGCAATGCCGCAATAGATGTTTCTCGGGACATGTTATGCCGCAGCTTGAATATCTTAGGAATGCCATAGGCTTCGTTGGTGGAATTAAGCGTATAGTCTTGCATTCAATATATTGGCAATGCCCGTTCGGGTATTATGGCCCCGTAATATGGCGTAATGTAGTTTCTCAAAGCTTGCCCTAAGCTCGTTCTTCATAAGATCATCGTTCAGTAAGTCTATCGTTACGCACGACATTGGATCATGGCCGCCAGTTAAACAACATGCGATTCTGGTCCGGGGGATTACCGAAAAGGCTAAGTGAAGACAGCCCGGCGGCACGAATCCTTCACTATGTTCTCCTCTTTACCAACTTGGACGAGACCTAGTTAGCACGAGAGCAGCCAGACTCGCATTCACAGCATATAAATATGCGCATATGCCCCCCACCGTGGTAATCTTTCCATTCAACGTGTGAGTACGAGCAAATGCACGTTGTCAATATGCAGTCGAAAACATTCTCCGTTCTTTCCTCCTGTTTGCTCCTCATTGCTACGGTGCAGGGCCAGCTATCTGGCTCTGTCGGTCCCTCAACCTCCATTTCGGACAAGAAAGCAGTGAAGACTTGCAATGTCCTCGACTATGGCGCAACCAACGACAATAAAACTGATGTTGGGCAGCCGATCATGAATGCCTTCGAGGATTGTGGATCCGGAGGCGTCATATATATACCGGAGGGAGACTATCTCATACAAGAATGGGTTTCTCTCAGAAATGGCACCGCTTTCGCAATCCAGCTGGACGGGGTAATCTACCGAAACGGAACCACGACCTCTCAAGGGTATATGTTTGGTATCTCTGGAGGTAGTGACTTTGAGCTGTACAGCAGCACGTCCAAGGGAGCAATTCAAGGTAGTGGGTATCTGTATCATATGAATGGGGAGTTTACGGCACCAAGACTGCTACATATATCTGACGTGTCTCATTGGTCGGTTCACGATATTGCTTTGGTTGACGCACCTATGTTCCATTTCGTCATTGATGATGCGAGCAATGGAGAGGTTTACAATATGGCTATCCGCGGAGGGAACTCCGGTGGTCTTGATGGAATTGATGTGTCTGGGGATAACATTTGGATTCACGATGTGAGTTATCTTTCGTGGTGAGACAGAGTGGTGAGACAGAGAATGGATGCTGACCTCCGTCTAGGTCATGGTGACAAACAAGGATGAATGTGTCACAGTCAAGGTATTGCGCCTATTGCTGGTACAGGAACAGAAAGAACGCTAACATATATAATTCAATCTGATAGACCGGCTCCCACAACTTCCAGATCGAAAACATATACTGTAACTGGAGCGGTGGATGTGCCATGGACTCCTTGGGCAGTGGAACAAATGTTAGTAACATTGTCTATCGCAATATCTATACGTGGAACTCGAATCAGATGTACATGATCAAGAGCAATGGAGGCGACGGTGAAGTGTCAAATCTTCTGTTTGAAAATTTCATTGGTCCGTATATTCAGAATTGCCCCAGAAGGCCCTGGATGACTCTAACAGGACACTATAGGACACGGAAATGCCTATTCACTTGACCTTGACAGCGAATGGAGCAGCATGGATACCGTTGACGGTGACGGTATCTTCTAACGTAACATAACCTTTAAGAACTGGAAGGGTACCGAGACAGATGGCGAATCGCGACCGCCAATTCGGGTCATTTGCCCAGAAGCCATACCCTGCACAGATATCACCATTGAGGACGTTGACCTCTGGACAGAAGAGGGGGACTCTGAGACCTATGTCTGTAAAAATGCATTTGGCTCTGGTGCGTGCCTCAAGAgtgattcttcttctaccgCTACATACGCCACTACAACTACAGTGACCTCTGCACCTAGTGGTTATTCGGCTACGACAATGGCAGCGGATTTGACCAGTGCTTTCGGAACTGATGCATCTATCCCCATCCCCACTATCCCGACTTCATTTTACCCCGGAGCGACGCCATACAGCGCTCTCGCGGGGAGTTCCTGAGTGCTATGATGTGCATTCTAAGAGGCCAGGCTTGCTGAGCAGGGGAAATGTTAAAGCTTGGTGATTTGCGCATCTAAggtgaggatggaaagcAGGGGATCAGATAGATTGTGCAATTAGGTACTCTAGCTTCAATCGAAGACAtatggaaagagagaaggagaaaaccTGTACAATATTACCCCGAACTTGACTACTACTTTCCCGAAGCCCTCCAATTGAATGTTAAAGCCTTTCTTACAGAGCCTCATTACCTCGAGAAAGGGGGTGGTAAGGGTTGATTAGAGATGGCGTTCGGTGTAGGGTTTCGTGCCAATTTCCCTATTGGGTCTAGTGTGACACGTGGATCCCTAGCGGCGAAACGCCAATCAGGAATGGTCCAAGCGAAcctcacctcctcctccaccaataCAGTTGTGCGAACCTTCACAAAAATGGAGCTGAAATACTACCTTATCCTCGCAGCCATTTATATCTGTATGACTTCACTTGATATCCTGCTTTGAATTGGATCTTACTGACCACTTTAGTTTTCCGCATCCTCAAGAGTCGTGCCTCTGACCCCGCCGCCACCATGCCCCACGGAAAAGTCGTCGAGGTTGACAAGTACGCGACGACCCTCATGCTATGTCCATTGAATTACAACAACTAATCCCCAACCTCTATAGCCCTGTCATCTTCAAGGCCCTCACCTCTTCCGGCCCCGTCGTCGTTGACTTCTTCGCTACCTGGTGCGGTCCCTGCAAGGCCGTCGCG includes the following:
- a CDS encoding uncharacterized protein (predicted protein), which codes for MQSKTFSVLSSCLLLIATVQGQLSGSVGPSTSISDKKAVKTCNVLDYGATNDNKTDVGQPIMNAFEDCGSGGVIYIPEGDYLIQEWVSLRNGTAFAIQLDGVIYRNGTTTSQGYMFGISGGSDFELYSSTSKGAIQGSGYLYHMNGEFTAPRLLHISDVSHWSVHDIALVDAPMFHFVIDDASNGEVYNMAIRGGNSGGLDGIDVSGDNIWIHDVMVTNKDECVTVKTGSHNFQIENIYCNWSGGCAMDSLGSGTNVSNIVYRNIYTWNSNQMYMIKSNGGDGEVSNLLFENFIGHGNAYSLDLDSEWSSMDTVDGDDGESRPPIRVICPEAIPCTDITIEDVDLWTEEGDSETYVCKNAFGSGACLKSDSSSTATYATTTTVTSAPSGYSATTMAADLTSAFGTDASIPIPTIPTSFYPGATPYSALAGSS